A section of the Triplophysa dalaica isolate WHDGS20190420 chromosome 8, ASM1584641v1, whole genome shotgun sequence genome encodes:
- the agr1 gene encoding anterior gradient 1: MQNWPAYILFLFLVFCDVSSQRKKKSTTQTLSRGWGDDITWVQTYEDGLAKMVESKKPLMVIHHLEDCPHSKALKKALAEHPSIQRMAKSDFVMLNLVNESNDVNLAPDGFYVPRILFVDPSMTVRADISGKYANRIYAYEPADMDFLAENMMKAKMLLKEGHEQHGDL, encoded by the exons ATGCAGAACTGGCCcgcatatattttatttttatttctggtcTTCTGTGATGTCTCAtctcaaagaaagaaaaagtccACCACCCAAACTCTCTCAAGAG gCTGGGGCGATGACATCACTTGGGTTCAGACATATGAAGATGGATTGGCCAAAATGGTAGAAAG TAAAAAACCTCTGATGGTCATTCATCATCTGGAAGATTGTCCACACAGTAAAg CTTTGAAAAAGGCTTTAGCGGAACATCCGTCTATTCAACGGATGGCCAAATCAGATTTCGTCATGCTCAATTTAGTG AATGAGTCCAACGATGTAAACTTGGCTCCTGATGGCTTCTATGTCCCAAGAATCCTGTTTGTTG ATCCGTCAATGACTGTGCGAGCTGACATTTCCGGAAAGTACGCCAACCGAATTTACGCTTACGAGCCAGCCGACATGGACTTCT TGGCGGAGAACATGATGAAGGCCAAGATGCTTCTAAAGGAGGGACACGAGCAACATGGTGATCTGTGA